The sequence below is a genomic window from Sphaeramia orbicularis unplaced genomic scaffold, fSphaOr1.1, whole genome shotgun sequence.
AGGAGGAGAACGTTCAAAAGAAACAACAGTCTGACAGGAACCCATGATACTGTTACTGAGCCGGTTTACACCAGCAGGAACAGCCCAGAACTGGAAgcaatctgataactgggagtaatcccataactgggagtaatctgataactgggagtaatccatAACTGGGAGCAAttcaataactgggagtaatctgattaCTGTTGTAATCAGATGTGATGTGTTTACAGTCACTTCATAAATGTGATCATCCCAAACCCTGGTTTACATCCACTATCTGATTTCTGTCAGAGTTCGTATGTACGTTATGACgtcagacgtacacttcctgtcattttccgaacatccggtcttgtcttgttaccatggcaatgcCTATGGTGTCAgggttagctgtcctaatgtgggaggagccaaTCAGATGACAGAACAGGTCACATGTTGTTatccttcagttcagttcagtgtttgTTTACGTTTTTCCTCAGACTCACGGTGTCGCTGCGGAACTTCAGTTTATAtagatttaatttttaaattcagGTTATAtagatttaatttttaaattcagGTTATATAGATTTAATTTTTGAACTTCAGTTTATACAGATTTAATTTATTAACTTCAGGTTATatagattacattttttttatatatgctcagatgtaaacaaactaaataaatctgATGAACCTGTTCACATGTGAAGACATTAGAGTACtgaggacaaatccaggtgtgttaatctgatttattgtaatcagattactgccgttATCAGATAAAACTGGTCAGATGATCTTGTTTACATGATCAAgagtaatctgattactccagaaCTGGGGTACTGGTGTTGGTACTGGTGTAAACGGACTCAGTGTGTGCTTCGTCTGTTTCTAAAGTCTCATAAATGCAGATCCAACACAAACATGAACCACAGACTgtgaccaggtccaggtccaggtccaggatcgtagttcagttcagtccatctTCGTAAACTCGCCCGCCTCCCAGCGCAGTGCCATGGCGCTCTTCCGCCGTCCGCCACCATAGGCCTCTGGGAACTGAAAAACACCAGGAGGGTCAGCCTGCACTCCTACACCTGCATCCACCTTTACCTGAGCCTGGTCTGATGAGCACCAAGAGAAGAACAACTGAGTTTGActccagttattgacatggactgaaaggattaaacagtttagatcagtagatggtttaggttaaaggtggacgtttgggtctgtaagggttaaaggtgtacgtttgggtctgtaagggttaaaggtggacgtttgggtctgtaagggttaaaggtggacgtttgggtctgtaagggttaaaggtggacgtttgggtctttaagggttaaaggtggacgtttgggtctgtaagggttaaaggtggacgtttgggtctttaagggttaaaggtggacgtttgggtctgtaagggttaaaggtggacgtttgggtctgtaagggttaaaggtggacgtttgggtctgtaagggttaaaggtggacgtttgggtctgtaagggttaaaggtggacgtttgggtctttaagggttaaaggtggacgtttgggtctgtaagggttaaaggtggacgtttgggtctttaagggttaaaggtggacgtttgggtctgtaagggttaaaggtgtacgtttgggtctgtaagggttaaaggtggacgtttgggtctgtaagggttaaaggtggacgtttgggtctttaagggttaaaggtggacatttgggtctgtaagggttaaaggtggacgtttgggtctgtaagggttaaaggtggacgtttgggtctgtaagggttaaaggtggacgtttgggtctttaagggttaaaggtggacgtttgggtctgtaagggttaaaggtggacgtttgggtctgtaagggttaaaggtggacgtttgggtctgtaagggttaaaggtggacgtttgggtctttaagggttaacattaTCACTTACTCTGTGGTCACATGATAGTGTGGAGCGGTCCATCCTGTAGGCCGTTTTCATTGGTGATGATGGGGAGGACTTGCACTTCACTGGCACTTCAACTAAATGAAGACAAAGAGGCACTGTAAGTTCACaggtccaaaaaacaaaaacacgatTTCACGTTCCGATGTGTGGCTGACATACCTGACAGATCAAAGGCTAGCGTGTCCATGCGGTTGGCGTTGAACCTGTCTTTTCCGTACAGATCGGCCCTCTCTTTGCGCAGCTCCTCCTCCCTCTGCTTTGCCATCTTGATCTCTTCGTCCACCAGAGAAGTCGAGCTTCTGGAACGCAGTTTGAAGAAGGGGTTGCTGAGGAACATTTTCTCCTGGGGCTGCTCGCACGCTTTGTTGAGGGAGAACTCGGAGGCACTGCGAATAATCAGGTTGGACGTCTCTAGAATGATGACGTTGGAGCTGTTGTCCTCGGAACGCCACTCGCCAGGACGAGCTCCCAGGTTGTCTTTGCCTTGTCGTGGGCTGGGGTTGAAGTCGTTGCCAGGGTCCAGGATGATCACGTTATTAGCGGAAACATCATGTTTCAGTGGCTCTTTGGTGGGCGAGGAGGTGATGATGAATGACGGGGTGAGGGGGGTGCTGATGGAGCGGGGCATACCCCTGGACGGGGCGCAGTCGGTGGATTTGCCCATTCTTGCGAGGCCTCTCTCTCTCCTGAAGTTCTCTTCTCTCTCCATTGAAATGCGGATCTCCCTTTCAACCGGCGTTTCGACATCGTCACAGGGGGACCTATAACTGGAATCATCTAGGCCGGAATCTTCTGAGCAAGGGCTGAACTGAGTGTGAGGATAGTCCCCTCCCAGATTCAAGCTCTCCAGATCTTGCGATTTCTTGGGAGTTCTTCCGATGTTGCGGACTGGAGTGTACATGAAGCTGTGGCTGCCGTGGAAGCTGGGCTGCTTCGTTGTCGGTAAGACTATCTTGTTCTTGGTTTGCTCCTCCATTTCCCGCCATTGCTTACGAGCCAGTTGGAAGTCCACGTGTTCTGTGCTAACGTTCTCACTCTTGGTCTCCTGAATGACGCAGAAGTCTTTCGGTAGCCTCTTGTTTGGATCTGAATTGCTGTGCTGTTGTTGTGTCGTGTGGTTATGGTTAGCATCTCTCCCATTTTCACTGTCATCTTCTGAGATTTTGGACAAAGCTTGAAGGGGTAAAGGGTTGTATTTAACTTCCTGCGGAGGTGCAGGGTATGAAGTGATATCGTCAGGTTGTTCCAGAACCTCTTGGACTTGCGGAACCTCAAGTTGCACCTCAAAACTGTTAGCGTCTtgctcttcaaaatggtttcctTCTTGTTCCTCAAAGTCTGTCTCCTGAACTTTCTGAACAAAAAGCTCCTGGGCACTCAACTGAAGACTGTCTAAATATGAGTCATCATCTTCTTTATTTATAGAAGACGAGAATATCGTCCTCCATTTCTCATCTGGGTCGCTGTCGGACGATGCTGCTGCGATCTCGACTCTCAGGCATTCGTCCATTTCGTCCGCTTCAAGGTCGTGGCAGGACTCGTTGGACCCGTCTGACATGGCCTCTTCTCGGATGCACTGCTCTAAGATGGATTCCTCTATAAAGGGGGGTTCAAAAAGGAGGTCATGGGCCTCCGGGTCTTCCTCTGGGTCTACAGGCAGATGTGGATACCCATCATCCTCTGGGTTCGGCTCATTATCCTCGACCTCAGGAAGTGGCTCCGGAAATAAGTCGAGTTCAGGGTACTGCTCTGGGTCAAAGTCGTGAATAGGCTCCGGGTAGTGCTCTGTTTCAGGGTCTTGTTCTGGTCCAGAGTCTAACAGAGACTCGCTGAATAATGCAGATCCAGTGTACTGGTCTAGATGAGGGTCCCACTCCGGTTCAGGGTACTGGTTGAGCACAGAGTCTGGCTCTGGTTGAGGGTCTTGCTCTGGTTCTGGGTCttgctctggttctggttcttgctCAGGCCTCTTCCGTTGAGCCTCGTTCTCATAAACGCTGTCGGCACTAGACAGAGTGTCCGACACCGATGAAGTGGTTGACTCGTTCCTGTTGAGTTCTTCCCGTCCTGGTTCAAATATTAAAGTGTCCTTTTGGTCCTGAACGGACATTTCAGGGCCAGCGTCGGTTCCACAGACGTCCGCCGGATCGTTGTGGCTGTTGTCGGTCGGAGGCTCGGTTAATAAGGCGGTGGACGCCTCCTGCTCGTCATGGCTTCGCTCAGATGAATCAGCCTCCACTTCACAGTCCATCGCCAGCTCTGATTGTTCAGTGGTTTCCATGGTGACAGAACAGGAGTTGTGATTCTCAGTTGTGCTGCAACCTTGGTTCAGTTCTTTTCCATCTGCCTCTCGATCCACAGAGGTAGCTTTCTGAGAAGagggagaaaaaagtcagaacagGAGACGTTTATGAGCAACAGAGTTCGAGAAggttcatggaaaaaaaaaaaaaaaaaaacacaaaacgacTTTTCATTACAGAGGGTTCAGCCGTCGCACAAATGTACATGGatacatgtatatacacatgtatatacatattatatacacatatatatatatatatatatatatatatatatactattgaATTTTTACCATTAACATCCCAATTACCATGTTGCTCAGGTTTGTTAAACTAATTAATTGTTAGACGATATCGAAGCTTCTCCTGTTATGACTTTGTTTGGATTCAAACTGAAGTCAGTTCAGTTCGACTTTACagaacacatttcatgtacaTTACTGTTATGGAAAAGGACGGAGGTGATTTGAATTAATGCCTTTTAATTTAATTCCCACTTTTTACCCCATCAGACTCTGAAACAATAACAGGTGAAATATttaatggatgtgtgtgtgagacagtctGTAGTCTATAGTAGGAGGGAGTTTAACGTTTTTACAGTgtgcttttatactttttgttttttatatttacatttattgctatttatttgtTTGCACTTTGGTAAGGGCATCCTGAACCAATTACACTGTaacatggagtacaatgacaatacagcctcttctattctattctattctattctattctattctattctattctattcatgtgaaatgctgctgtagTCTATCCTTATTTTGTTCAGCAACTTTGTGTTTCATGCTTAGTCAAAATGTAGTCTGATATGTGTCTGATGTTTGAGTTCCTTATGGATCTGACAGGAGTTTAAGGTCCGTGAAGgatgggggtggggtgtgtgtgtgtgtgtgtgtgtgtgtgtgcgtgtgtgtgtgtggggtgtctTTCTgttgttgctgtgtgtgtgtttctcagtGGGTTTGGAGCTGAACCAGTGGAAGCAGCACAGAGAATTCAGTCAGTTCTTATGTAAGACTGCAGGTTCtgcctcctacacacacacacacacacacacacacacacacacacacacacacacacacaccagtggagTGTCCCTGCAGATGAGGACaggctgcacatgctcagtacacacacacacacctattacTACATACCATCAGGCCTCACACTGTTCATGTTTAAttcttaaaggtgcagtctgtggctcagacattaaaggtgcagtctgtggcTCAGACATTAAAGGCGCAGTCTGTGGCTCAgacattaaaggtgcagtctgtggctcagacattaaaggtgcagtctgtggctcagacattaaaggtgcagtctgtatacTTCTGTTCTCAGTCATTCTAAAACTGTCAGACATGActgaatcctgttcatttcagtcCTGATCTCAGTGACAGTAGTATTCCAGACAGAAGATTCACATTTAAAGCTCAGCgtcagcccccaaatgatggttatgatgtcactgtgtgtttggtctgaggctccgcccatcacctgtcatccaatcacagagtcaggaCCTCAGTTCATCCAGGTTgtcagttccactgagctgcagctgaacatttatgagcacaaatGTGTGAGCTGAAGAAACCCAgaaggactaaagggattattccaacgacgacaaagagagaaagagagaaaagaaacaaggatctggaggagaagaatgagaaacagacgactgaaagagaagaatgagaaacagacgactgaaagagaagaatgagaaacagacgactgaaagagaagaatgagaaacagacaactgaaagagaagaatgagaaacagacgactgaaagaggagaatgagaaacagatgactgaaagagaagaatgagaaacagatgactgaaagagaatgagaaacagacgactgaaagaggagaatgagaaacagacgactgaaagagaagaagaatgagaaacagacgactgaaagagaagaatgagaaacagacgactgaaagaggagaagaatgagaaacagacgactgaaagagaagaatgagaaacagacgactgaaagagaagaatgagaaacagacgactgaaagaggagaatgagaaacagacgactgaaagaggagaatgagaaacagacgactgaaagaggagaatgagaaacagactgaaagagaagaagaatgagaaacagacgactgaaagagaagaatgagaaacagacgactgaaagagaagaatgagaaacagacgactgaaagagaagaatgagaaacagacgactgaaagagaagaatgagaaacagatgactgaaagagaagaatgagaaacagacgactgaaagagaagaatgagaaacagacgactgaaagagaagaacattttcagcacaatttcaacaaaaccaCAATagtaataactgtgataattttggtcacaataaccatgatatgaaatgttcatatggttccatccctaaataatataaaataactagaagcactcggagagcgcagacctccgccaaggctgatcagtgcccccccccccccccccccccccgtgggcccccccacccctgatcaccaccaaaatttaatcatttcttccttatcccatttccaacaaaccctgaaaatttcatccaaatctgtccataactttttgagttatgttgcacactaacggacagacaaacagacagacaaacaaaccctggcaaaaacagaacctccttggcggaggtaataatagcagTAGTCAAATTTACTAGTATGATTGTGGCGGTGGTCTGATCCTTTTTTCTGACTGTATAAACTGGTGCTGACATGAATACTGTATTAAAGGAATTCACAGTGTGTACAGAGCAGAGGGTCAAGTTGAACTTTTACAACGTCATGTTAACGTGCGCTGCAGTCGGTAATTAGGAATAATAGCACAGCCTCTGGAAATGTCAGCTCTGTCGGGCTGTCGTCGCCATTCTGAGTCACATGACCAGCTGACATTCTGAGTCACATGACCAGCTGACATTCTGAGTCACATGACCAGCTGCAGGACGTGGTCTCTCTGCAGCTGATCACACTGGATCGGTGCCGGTCCACAGCGCTTCGTCTTTCTGCCGTTGACACTCGTCAGCT
It includes:
- the palmdb gene encoding uncharacterized protein palmdb, with translation MATTALILSPARVHKATSVDREADGKELNQGCSTTENHNSCSVTMETTEQSELAMDCEVEADSSERSHDEQEASTALLTEPPTDNSHNDPADVCGTDAGPEMSVQDQKDTLIFEPGREELNRNESTTSSVSDTLSSADSVYENEAQRKRPEQEPEPEQDPEPEQDPQPEPDSVLNQYPEPEWDPHLDQYTGSALFSESLLDSGPEQDPETEHYPEPIHDFDPEQYPELDLFPEPLPEVEDNEPNPEDDGYPHLPVDPEEDPEAHDLLFEPPFIEESILEQCIREEAMSDGSNESCHDLEADEMDECLRVEIAAASSDSDPDEKWRTIFSSSINKEDDDSYLDSLQLSAQELFVQKVQETDFEEQEGNHFEEQDANSFEVQLEVPQVQEVLEQPDDITSYPAPPQEVKYNPLPLQALSKISEDDSENGRDANHNHTTQQQHSNSDPNKRLPKDFCVIQETKSENVSTEHVDFQLARKQWREMEEQTKNKIVLPTTKQPSFHGSHSFMYTPVRNIGRTPKKSQDLESLNLGGDYPHTQFSPCSEDSGLDDSSYRSPCDDVETPVEREIRISMEREENFRRERGLARMGKSTDCAPSRGMPRSISTPLTPSFIITSSPTKEPLKHDVSANNVIILDPGNDFNPSPRQGKDNLGARPGEWRSEDNSSNVIILETSNLIIRSASEFSLNKACEQPQEKMFLSNPFFKLRSRSSTSLVDEEIKMAKQREEELRKERADLYGKDRFNANRMDTLAFDLSVEVPVKCKSSPSSPMKTAYRMDRSTLSCDHRFPEAYGGGRRKSAMALRWEAGEFTKMD